One window from the genome of Elaeis guineensis isolate ETL-2024a chromosome 5, EG11, whole genome shotgun sequence encodes:
- the LOC105045773 gene encoding uncharacterized protein has protein sequence MALGLNAQLGLSTASFGVLSFILGIVAEFEKPPYGTPIQGKDVIICKFPSDPTVALGALSVVAVFISAALGILSVFFPYKGKSVPRNVMFQNCTFFVFFQLSVVLTLSGAGMMLMGIIQEALQHIHNVHQDLEYACPTAKTGVFGGAAFLNLDASLFWLVSLMLTMNVREDYFGETEDSKGEYGEVLIDDNETKEDKHTAA, from the exons ATGGCTCTTGGTCTGAACGCACAGCTTGGCCTTTCGACGGCATCCTTCGGTGTATTATCTTTCATTCTGGGCATAGTCGCTGAGTTTGAAAAG CCTCCATACGGAACTCCAATTCAAGGAAAGGATGTCATCATCTGTAAGTTTCCAAGCGATCCAACAGTTGCATTAGGTGCCCTCTCAGTTGTTGCAGTCTTCATTTCTGCCGCTCTAGGGATTCTCTCTGTGTTCTTCCCTTACAAAGGCAAATCTGTTCCAAGGAATGTCATGTTCCAAAACTGTACATTCTTTGTATTCTTCCAACTGTCAGT GGTGTTGACCCTTTCAGGGGCAGGAATGATGTTAATGGGAATTATCCAAGAGGCGCTTCAACACATCCACAATGTGCACCAAGATCTTGAGTATGCTTGCCCGACGGCGAAGACCGGCGTTTTTGGAGGGGCTGCCTTCTTGAACCTCGATGCCTCGCTCTTCTGGCTTGTTAGTCTGATGCTAACAATGAATGTGCGAGAAGATTATTTTGGGGAGACTGAGGACTCCAAAGGCGAGTACGGTGAAGTTTTAATTGATGATAATGAGACAAAGGAGGATAAGCACACAGCAGCTTAA